ACGTGAGCGCGAGCTTCAACCTGGTCGCGTTCCTCGCCATCCTGCTCGTGACCGCGGTGCTGGTCGTCGGCATCCGCGAGTCGGCCCGCCTGAACTCGGCGATCGTGCTGGTGAAGCTCGCGGTGGTGCTGGTGTTCATCGGGCTCGGGGTCTCCACCCTCGCGAGCGCGAGCTGGGCGCCGCTGATCAAGAACTGGACGCCGTTCGTCCCGCCGAACACCGGCGAGTTCGGCCACTTCGGCTGGAGCGGCGTGCTCCGAGGCGCTGGCGTCATCTTCTTCGCGTACATCGGCTTCGACGCGGTCTCCACCGCGGCGCAGGAGGCCAAGCATCCTCAGCGCAACATGCCCATCGGGATCCTCGGCTCGCTGGTGGTGTGCACCTTGCTCTACATCTTGGTGGCCGGCACGCTCACCGGGCTGGTCCCGTACACCAGCCTGAACGTCCCCGATCCGGTCGCGGTCGGGGTCGACGCGACCGGCGTCGCGTGGGGCAAGCTCTTGGTCAAGGTCGGCGCCGTGACAGGCCTCGGCTCAGTGATGCTGGTGCTCCTGCTCGCGCAGTCTCGAGTGTTCTTCAGCATGAGCCACGACGGCCTGCTCTGGTCCTGGGCATCGCACATCCACCCGCGCTTCCGAACCCCGTGGCTATCATCGATCGCGGTCGGGCTCTTCGTGGCCGTCTTCGCAGCGCTCATCCCCATCGGCATCCTCGGCGAGCTCGTCAGCATCGGCACCTTGCTCGCGTTCGTCATCGTGTGCGCTGGGGTGTGGGCGCTGCGCCGGCGGAACCCGGAGCTCCCGCGACCGTTCAAGGCCCCGTGGATGCCGTTCACGCCGCTCCTCGGCATCCTGGTGTCGGCGGCGATGATGCTCGCGCTGCCGTGGGAGACCTGGCTTCGGCTCGCGATCTGGCTCGCTGCCGGCATGGCGATCTACCTCGGCTACGGCCGAAGACACAGCCGGGTCCGGCAGGCGCTCGGCACGCGCGCCGACTAGGCCCGAGCGCCACGTCGTCGGAGCTCGAGCTGACGCGGTCGAGGTGAGGTGAAACGAAGATGATCCGCGTGCGACCGGAGCCGAAGCGGCTCGCGCTGGTGATGGTGGGGCTCCCCGCGCGCGGCAAGACGTACGTGGGGCGCAAGCTCGGGCGCTACCTGGCGTGGCTCGGCTACCGCACCCAGATCTTCAACGTCGGCGACTACCGGCGGCGCATCGCCGGCGCGCGTCAACCCGCCGAATTCTTCTCGTCCCAGAACGTGGCCGGGCACGAGGCGCGTGAGCGCGCAGCGCTCGAGGCGCTCGACGATCTGCTCGCCTTCTTCGCCAGCGGCGGAGAGATCGGGGTGTACGACGCGACCAACACCGAGCGCGCCCGGCGCGACCTCGTCTACGAGCGCTGTCGCGCGGCCGGCGCTCAGGTGGTGTTCATCGAGTCGATTTGTGAGGACCAGGCGGTGGTCGACGAGAACGTCCGGGCCAACAAGCTGCGTTCGCCCGACTACGCGGGCGTGGACCCCGAGGAGGCCACCCGTGATTTCCGCGCGCGCATCGCCGAGTACGAGCGCACCTATCAGCCGGTCAGCGCGGATGAGCGGAGCTACGTGAAGCTCATCGATGTTGGCCGTCAGGTGGTCGTAAACCGCATCGAGGGCTACCTCGAGGCGCGCATCATCTTCTTCCTCCTGAACCTCCACCCGGCGCGCCGCCACATCTACCTCACGCGCCATGGAGAGAGCCGCTTCAACGTCCAGGGGCGGATCGGCGGCGACACCGGCCTCTCCGAGCGCGGCCTCGCCTACGCGCGCTCGCTCGCGCAGTTCGTCCGCGAGCAACGCGAGACCACCGAGGGCGTCATCGTCTGGTCCAGCACGCTGAAGCGCGCGCTTCGCACCGCCGAGACGCTCGATCGGCCGCTGGTCGCGTGGCGCGCGCTCGATGAGATCGACGCGGGAGTCTGCGACGGGCTCACCTACGTCGAGATCGCGGAGCGACTACCGGACGAATACGGCGCCCGCGCGCTCGACAAGCTCCGCTATCGCTATCCGCGCGGCGAATCCTACGCGGACGTCATCCAGCGCCTCGAGCCGGTCATCATCGAGCTCGAGCGGCAGCACCACCCGATCCTGGTCATCTCGCACCAAGCCGTGCTGCGCGCGCTCTACGGCTACTTGATGGGCAAGCCGCAGGCCGAATGCCCTCACCTCAGCATCCCGCTCCACACGGTCATCGAGCTCACCCCTACCGCGTACGGGTATGAGGAGCGACGGATCCCTCTCGAGCCCCCGCCGCTCGGCCCCGCCTCGTCTTCATCCTCCTCGTGAGCTACCCTCACAGCCATGGCTCGTGACCGTATCGCGCCCCGAGCCCAGGGTCCTTTCGGGTCGACGCGGCCGGCGGCGCGCGTCGCCGCTGCGCTCCTCGCGCTCGCGCCGGCCTGCGCGACGCAGCCCGGCCCACCGGCGCCCGCGGCCGCCGGCTCCGGCCGGGCGTCGCCCGGGGTGAGCGCGCCCGCGCGGGCGCCGGCCGCGCCGGGAACGGCTTCCCTCCCGGCGGCGCGCGTCGACGACGGGTGCGGGCCCGGTTGCACCCTCTTCGACTCGCCGCGCGACGCCTTCGCGCGGGTTCTCGCGGACGCGCCGGTAGTGCTCGCGGTCGGAGAGGCGCATGCGCAGCGCGGCACCCCGGGCGTAGCCTCGGCCACCAAGCGCTTCACGACCGAGCTCTTGCCCGAGCTCGCGGGGAAGAGCTCGGATCTGCTGCTCGAGCTGTGGTTCGCGAACCCGAAGTGCTCGAAGCAGAAGGTGAAGCAGGTCGCCAAGCGACAGGAGGCCGTCACCCGGCCGCAGGCGGACACCAACCAGAACGAGTTCATCGCGCTCGGCGACGCGGCCAAGGCGCTCGGCATCCAGCCGCACGTGCTCACTCCGGCCTGCAAGGAGTACGACGCCATCCTCCGGGCTGGCCCCGATGACGTGGCGAGCATGCTCGAGATGATCGCGCGGCTCACCCGCCGCGACGTCGAGCTGCTGCTCGAGCGCCGGAGGAAATCCGGCAGCGAGTCCATCATCGTCGCCTACGGCGGCGCCATGCACAACGACCTCCACCCGCGCCCGGGCTTCGAGTCGTTCACCTTCGGCCCGGCGGCAAGCGAGCTCACCGCCGGGCGCGCCATCGAGCTCGATCTGATCGTCCCTGAGTACATCAAGGACACCCCCTCGTGGCGCGCCTTGCCCTGGTATGCTCGCTACGCTCCCACGCTGCACCCCGATCGCACGTGGCTCATCGAGTCGTCGAAGGGCTCGTACGCGCTCATCTTCCCGAGGAGCGCGGCGCCCGCGGGCAGCGCTCCGGCTCCGTGAGCGACGGAGCGCGGCGCGCCGTCTCTAGCGGACGAGCTCCTCCAGCAAACGGCACGCCTCCCGCTCGCCGCGCGCGCACGCCGTGCCGAGCGCACCTCGGGCGAAGCGACGCTCCGCCTCGCTCGCCCGACCGTCGCGCGCCGCGCGGTCCAGGCTCTGGCACCCGTAAGCGCTCCCGAGCTCGCAGGCGAGCTCCTCGAATTCGAGCGCGCGCGGCGCGTCCGCCTCGACCCCGACACCCTCGCGCAGCCGCGCCGCGAGCTCGAGACACGCGTCACTCGCGCCGCCCCGGCAGCTCTCCTCACAGCCGGTGAGCTCGGGGCCGGCGCAGGCGAGGAGCTGCCGTGACTCTCGCGACGAGTAACGCTCGCCCGCCACCGAGAGAACGATGGAGAGCGCTCCGACCACCGCGACCCGAGCCGCTCCCATGCCCACCATCGGCCCGGCGAGCACGAAGCCGAACGCGGCGCCGAGCGCGTGCGCCACGAAGCTCGTCCCCGGCACCAGCAGATCGACCACGGCCTGCAGGACGACCATCGACGCGAAGATGATGAGGTATCGGCGGGCCACCGGGGCGCGCTCGGCCCACCACCCCTGCGCCAGGATGGCGGCGCTCGCCCCGACGATCCCCATGATGTTGCCCGAGGCGCCCACCAGCAGCTCGGCGGCGGTCACGCCGAGGCGCGCGAGGAGCGCGTACGCGCAGAGCGCGAGAGTCCCGGAGAGCAGGTAGACCACGAGGAAGCGCACCCGGCCGAGCGCGCGCTCGGCAAACCCGCCGAGCAGGGCGAGCCCGAGCGCGTTGAAGCCGAGGTGCACGGGGCCGAAGTGCAAGAGCTGGGCGGTCAGGAGCCGCCAGGGTTCGGAGCCGAGTCGGCTGGGCTCGAGGGCCCCGAGTCTCAGGAGCGTCGCATCGTCGGTGGACCCGCCAGCGAGGATCTCCAGCGCGAACATGGCGGCGAGCGCGCCGACCAGCGCCCA
Above is a window of Deltaproteobacteria bacterium DNA encoding:
- a CDS encoding amino acid permease — protein: MGLFARKDLGTLSREAAREDGGLKRALGATDLVALGVGAIIGAGIFVLTGSTAAQYAGPAIIVSFIIAGIGCGFAGLCYAEFAALIPIAGSAYTYAYATLGELFAWIIGWDLILEYAFGAATVAVGWSGYLNSLLQDYGLHLPPALTASPGTELVQYQGRWAPLDTIGHLLAEAKVDPSTLPHVSASFNLVAFLAILLVTAVLVVGIRESARLNSAIVLVKLAVVLVFIGLGVSTLASASWAPLIKNWTPFVPPNTGEFGHFGWSGVLRGAGVIFFAYIGFDAVSTAAQEAKHPQRNMPIGILGSLVVCTLLYILVAGTLTGLVPYTSLNVPDPVAVGVDATGVAWGKLLVKVGAVTGLGSVMLVLLLAQSRVFFSMSHDGLLWSWASHIHPRFRTPWLSSIAVGLFVAVFAALIPIGILGELVSIGTLLAFVIVCAGVWALRRRNPELPRPFKAPWMPFTPLLGILVSAAMMLALPWETWLRLAIWLAAGMAIYLGYGRRHSRVRQALGTRAD
- a CDS encoding 6-phosphofructo-2-kinase/fructose-2,6-bisphosphatase, producing MIRVRPEPKRLALVMVGLPARGKTYVGRKLGRYLAWLGYRTQIFNVGDYRRRIAGARQPAEFFSSQNVAGHEARERAALEALDDLLAFFASGGEIGVYDATNTERARRDLVYERCRAAGAQVVFIESICEDQAVVDENVRANKLRSPDYAGVDPEEATRDFRARIAEYERTYQPVSADERSYVKLIDVGRQVVVNRIEGYLEARIIFFLLNLHPARRHIYLTRHGESRFNVQGRIGGDTGLSERGLAYARSLAQFVREQRETTEGVIVWSSTLKRALRTAETLDRPLVAWRALDEIDAGVCDGLTYVEIAERLPDEYGARALDKLRYRYPRGESYADVIQRLEPVIIELERQHHPILVISHQAVLRALYGYLMGKPQAECPHLSIPLHTVIELTPTAYGYEERRIPLEPPPLGPASSSSSS